In the Streptomyces sp. f51 genome, one interval contains:
- a CDS encoding homoserine dehydrogenase, with protein sequence MRTRPLKVALLGCGVVGSEVARIMTTHADDLTARIGAPVELAGVAVRRPSKVRAGIDPALVTTDATALVKRGDIDVVVEVIGGIEPARSLITTAFEHGASVVSANKALLAQDGAALHAAAEEHGRDLYYEAAVAGAIPLIRPLRESLAGDKINRVMGIVNGTTNFILDKMDSTGAGYQEALDEATALGYAEADPTADVEAFDAAAKAAILAGIAFHTRVRLDDVYREGMTEVTAADFASAKGMGCTIKLLALCERAADGGSVTARVHPAMIPLTHPLASVRGAYNAVFVESEAAGQLMFYGPGAGGAPTASAVLGDLVAVCRNKLGGSTGPGDSAYTQLPVSPMGEVVTRYHISLDVADKPGVLAQVATVFAEHGVSIDTVRQSGKDGEASLVVVTHRASDASLAGTVEALRGLDTVRGVSSIMRVEGE encoded by the coding sequence ATGCGTACGCGTCCGCTGAAGGTGGCGCTGCTGGGCTGCGGGGTTGTCGGCTCAGAGGTGGCTCGCATCATGACGACGCACGCCGACGACCTCACGGCCAGGATCGGCGCCCCCGTCGAGCTCGCGGGCGTGGCCGTGCGCCGGCCCTCCAAGGTGCGCGCGGGCATCGACCCCGCCCTGGTCACCACCGACGCCACCGCCCTCGTCAAACGCGGGGACATCGACGTGGTCGTCGAGGTCATCGGCGGCATCGAGCCCGCCCGTTCGCTGATCACCACCGCGTTCGAGCACGGCGCCTCCGTCGTCTCCGCGAACAAGGCGCTGCTCGCCCAGGACGGGGCCGCCCTGCACGCGGCGGCCGAGGAGCACGGCAGGGACCTCTACTACGAGGCCGCCGTCGCCGGCGCCATCCCGCTGATCCGTCCGCTGCGCGAGTCCCTCGCCGGCGACAAGATCAACCGGGTCATGGGCATCGTCAACGGCACCACCAACTTCATCCTCGACAAGATGGACTCCACGGGGGCGGGCTATCAGGAGGCCCTCGACGAGGCCACCGCGCTCGGGTACGCCGAGGCCGACCCCACCGCCGACGTCGAGGCCTTCGACGCGGCCGCCAAGGCCGCCATCCTCGCCGGGATCGCCTTCCACACGCGGGTGCGCCTCGACGACGTCTACCGCGAGGGCATGACCGAGGTCACCGCCGCCGACTTCGCCTCGGCGAAGGGCATGGGCTGCACCATCAAGCTGCTCGCCCTGTGCGAGCGGGCCGCCGACGGGGGCTCGGTGACGGCGCGCGTCCATCCCGCGATGATTCCGCTGACCCACCCGCTCGCCTCCGTGCGCGGCGCGTACAACGCCGTGTTCGTCGAGTCGGAGGCCGCCGGCCAGCTCATGTTCTACGGGCCGGGCGCCGGCGGCGCCCCCACCGCGTCCGCCGTCCTCGGCGACCTGGTGGCCGTCTGCCGCAACAAGCTCGGCGGGTCCACGGGCCCCGGCGACTCGGCGTACACCCAGCTGCCCGTCTCGCCCATGGGCGAGGTCGTCACGCGGTACCACATCAGCCTCGACGTGGCCGACAAGCCAGGTGTCCTCGCCCAGGTCGCCACCGTCTTCGCCGAGCACGGGGTGTCCATCGACACCGTGCGCCAGTCGGGCAAGGACGGCGAGGCCTCCCTCGTCGTCGTCACCCATCGAGCGTCCGACGCGTCCCTCGCCGGGACGGTCGAGGCGTTGCGCGGCCTCGACACCGTGCGGGGCGTCTCCAGCATCATGCGGGTTGAAGGGGAGTAA
- the thrC gene encoding threonine synthase: MTHQWRGIIEEYRDRLPVSDSTPVVSLREGGTPLVPAQVLSERTGCEVHLKVEGANPTGSFKDRGMTMAITRAKEEGAKAVICASTGNTSASAAAYAVRAGMVCAVLVPRGKIALGKMGQALVHGAKILQVDGNFDDCLTLARSLSDNYPVALVNSVNPVRIEGQKTAAFEIVDMLGDAPDIHVLPVGNAGNITAYWKGYTEYAADGVAAKTPRMWGFQASGSAPIVRGEIVKDPSTIATAIRIGNPASWQFALAARDESGGFIDEVTDREILRAYRLLAAQEGVFVEPASAASVAGLLKAAEQGKVDPGQRIVCTVTGNGLKDPDWAVAGAPQPVTVPVDAATAAERLGLA; this comes from the coding sequence ATGACCCACCAGTGGCGCGGAATCATCGAGGAGTACCGGGACCGGCTTCCGGTGTCCGACAGCACGCCGGTCGTGTCGCTCCGCGAGGGCGGTACGCCGCTCGTGCCCGCGCAGGTGCTCTCCGAGCGCACGGGCTGCGAGGTCCACCTCAAGGTGGAGGGCGCCAACCCGACCGGCTCCTTCAAGGACCGCGGGATGACGATGGCCATCACGCGGGCGAAGGAGGAGGGCGCGAAGGCCGTCATCTGCGCCTCAACCGGCAACACCTCGGCGAGCGCCGCCGCCTACGCCGTACGGGCCGGGATGGTGTGTGCCGTCCTGGTGCCGCGGGGCAAGATCGCGCTCGGCAAGATGGGCCAGGCCCTCGTGCACGGCGCCAAGATCCTCCAGGTCGACGGCAACTTCGACGACTGCCTGACGCTGGCGCGCTCGCTGTCCGACAACTACCCGGTGGCGCTGGTCAATTCGGTGAACCCGGTGCGTATCGAGGGCCAGAAGACCGCTGCCTTCGAGATCGTGGACATGCTCGGCGACGCGCCCGACATCCATGTCCTTCCGGTGGGCAACGCGGGCAACATCACCGCGTACTGGAAGGGGTACACGGAGTACGCCGCCGACGGCGTGGCCGCGAAGACCCCGCGCATGTGGGGGTTCCAGGCGTCCGGCTCCGCGCCCATCGTGCGCGGCGAGATCGTCAAGGACCCGTCGACCATCGCCACCGCGATCCGGATCGGCAACCCGGCCTCCTGGCAGTTCGCGCTGGCCGCGCGGGACGAGTCGGGCGGCTTCATCGACGAGGTGACGGACCGTGAGATCCTGCGCGCCTACCGGCTGTTGGCCGCGCAGGAGGGTGTCTTCGTCGAGCCCGCGTCCGCCGCGTCCGTCGCCGGTCTGCTGAAGGCCGCCGAGCAGGGCAAGGTCGACCCGGGCCAGCGCATCGTCTGCACCGTCACCGGAAACGGTCTCAAGGACCCCGACTGGGCCGTCGCGGGAGCTCCGCAGCCGGTCACGGTCCCGGTGGACGCGGCGACGGCGGCGGAGCGGCTCGGTCTGGCCTAG
- the thrB gene encoding homoserine kinase, with protein MAGPAFRAAAVRVRVPATSANLGPGFDAFGLSLGLYDDVVVRVADSGLHIDIAGEGSETLPRDEKHLLVRSLRTAFDLLGGQPRGLEIVCANRIPHGRGLGSSSAAICAGIVAARAVTIGGDSRLDDTALLELATEIEGHPDNVAACLLGGFTLSWMESGAARAIRMDPADSIVPVVFVPGKPVLTETARGLLPRTVPHVDAAANAGRAALLVEALTRRPELLLPATEDRLHQEYRAPAMPESAALVERLRADGIPAVISGAGPTVLALADRASADKVADLAGQGWAANRLDLDAQGACVLPLAPVEVD; from the coding sequence ATGGCCGGTCCAGCGTTCCGCGCCGCCGCCGTCCGGGTGCGCGTCCCCGCCACCAGTGCCAACCTCGGCCCGGGTTTCGACGCCTTCGGCCTGTCACTGGGGCTCTACGACGACGTGGTCGTCCGGGTGGCCGACTCAGGACTGCACATCGACATCGCGGGTGAGGGCAGCGAGACGCTGCCGCGCGACGAGAAGCATCTCCTCGTACGTTCCCTGCGCACCGCCTTCGACCTGCTCGGCGGACAGCCGCGCGGCCTGGAGATCGTGTGCGCCAACCGCATCCCGCACGGCCGGGGCCTCGGCTCCTCGTCGGCCGCCATCTGCGCCGGCATCGTCGCCGCCCGCGCGGTGACGATAGGCGGGGACAGCAGGCTCGACGACACCGCCCTCCTGGAGCTCGCGACCGAGATCGAGGGACACCCCGACAACGTCGCGGCCTGTCTGCTCGGCGGATTCACGCTCTCCTGGATGGAGTCGGGCGCCGCGCGCGCCATCAGGATGGACCCCGCGGACTCCATCGTTCCGGTGGTCTTCGTCCCCGGAAAGCCCGTCCTCACCGAGACCGCGCGCGGTCTGCTGCCGCGCACCGTCCCGCACGTCGACGCCGCCGCCAACGCGGGCCGCGCCGCCCTGCTCGTCGAGGCGCTGACCCGTCGCCCCGAGCTGCTGCTGCCCGCCACCGAGGACCGGCTGCACCAGGAGTACCGCGCCCCGGCGATGCCCGAGAGCGCCGCTCTCGTGGAGCGCCTGCGCGCCGACGGCATCCCGGCCGTGATCTCCGGCGCGGGCCCCACCGTCCTCGCGCTCGCGGACCGCGCGTCGGCCGACAAGGTGGCCGATCTCGCAGGTCAGGGCTGGGCGGCCAACCGTCTGGACCTCGATGCGCAGGGGGCGTGCGTGCTGCCCCTCGCACCCGTCGAGGTCGATTGA
- the rho gene encoding transcription termination factor Rho, translating into MSDTTDLMGARVEETAAAPATDASAPATGAGSRRRRGTGLEGMVLAELQQVASGLGIRGTARMRKSQLIEVIKEAQAGGGAPAKTAPDAAETKPKRRTTSKARTGDEAAAPAVDKAEKAAEKAVSQQQIEIPGQPAGGPSRASEAEREADRGGDDAPAERRRRRATAEAGSPETVAAEAKNETQGDAEGADGRRERRDRRDRDRGGRDRRPNKGDEQQGGQGAGQQRPERQERQERQDRQQQGGGRQDRQQPRDNAPRDNGPRDNGPQDDDDFEGGRRGRRGRYRDRRGRRGRDEIAEPQVADDDVLIPVAGILDILDNYAFIRTSGYLPGPNDVYVSLAQVRKNGLRKGDHVTGAVRQPKDGERREKFNALVRLDSTNGMAPDSGRGRPEFNKLTPLYPQDRLRLETDPGVLTTRIIDLVAPIGKGQRGLIVAPPKTGKTMIMQAIANAITHNNPECHLMVVLVDERPEEVTDMQRSVKGEVISSTFDRPAEDHTTVAELAIERAKRLVELGHDVVVLLDSITRLGRAYNLAAPASGRILSGGVDSTALYPPKRFFGAARNIEDGGSLTILATALVDTGSRMDEVIFEEFKGTGNAELKLDRKLADKRVFPAVDVDASGTRKEELLLGSDELAITWKLRRVLHALDQQQAIELLLDKMKQTKSNAEFLLQIQKTTPSPGNGND; encoded by the coding sequence GTGAGCGACACCACCGATCTGATGGGCGCACGTGTCGAGGAGACCGCTGCCGCGCCCGCCACGGACGCCTCCGCGCCTGCCACCGGTGCCGGCTCCAGGCGACGCCGCGGTACCGGCCTCGAGGGCATGGTGCTGGCCGAGCTCCAGCAGGTCGCATCCGGCCTCGGCATCAGGGGCACCGCGCGGATGCGCAAGAGCCAGCTGATCGAGGTCATCAAGGAGGCCCAGGCCGGCGGCGGCGCTCCCGCCAAGACGGCGCCGGACGCCGCCGAGACCAAGCCGAAGCGCCGGACCACCTCGAAGGCCCGTACGGGTGACGAGGCCGCCGCCCCGGCCGTCGACAAGGCCGAGAAGGCCGCCGAGAAGGCTGTCTCCCAGCAGCAGATCGAGATCCCCGGCCAGCCGGCCGGCGGCCCCTCCCGCGCGAGCGAGGCCGAGCGTGAGGCCGACCGCGGGGGAGACGACGCCCCCGCCGAGCGCCGCCGTCGCCGTGCCACCGCCGAGGCGGGCAGCCCCGAGACGGTCGCCGCCGAGGCGAAGAACGAGACGCAGGGCGACGCCGAGGGCGCCGACGGCCGTCGCGAGCGCCGTGACCGCCGCGACCGCGACCGTGGCGGCCGCGACCGCCGCCCGAACAAGGGCGACGAGCAGCAGGGCGGCCAGGGCGCCGGCCAGCAGCGTCCCGAGCGGCAGGAACGTCAGGAGCGCCAGGACCGTCAGCAGCAGGGCGGTGGCCGTCAGGACCGCCAGCAGCCGCGTGACAACGCCCCCCGTGACAACGGCCCGCGTGACAACGGACCGCAGGACGACGACGACTTCGAGGGCGGCCGCCGTGGCCGTCGGGGCCGTTACCGGGACCGCCGTGGCCGTCGCGGACGCGACGAGATCGCCGAGCCGCAGGTCGCCGACGACGACGTGCTGATCCCCGTCGCGGGCATCCTCGACATCCTCGACAACTACGCGTTCATCCGTACGTCGGGCTACCTGCCGGGTCCCAACGACGTGTACGTCTCCCTGGCCCAGGTCCGCAAGAACGGTCTGCGCAAGGGTGACCACGTCACCGGCGCGGTCCGTCAGCCCAAGGACGGCGAGCGCCGCGAGAAGTTCAACGCGCTCGTGCGCCTGGACTCCACCAACGGCATGGCGCCCGACTCGGGCCGCGGCCGGCCGGAGTTCAACAAGCTCACGCCGCTGTACCCGCAGGACAGGCTCCGTCTGGAGACCGACCCGGGTGTGCTGACGACCCGCATCATCGACCTCGTCGCGCCGATCGGCAAGGGCCAGCGCGGTCTGATCGTGGCCCCGCCGAAGACCGGCAAGACCATGATCATGCAGGCGATCGCCAACGCGATCACGCACAACAACCCCGAGTGCCACCTGATGGTCGTCCTGGTCGACGAGCGTCCGGAAGAGGTCACCGACATGCAGCGGTCGGTCAAGGGCGAGGTCATCTCCTCGACCTTCGACCGTCCGGCCGAGGACCACACCACGGTCGCCGAGCTCGCCATCGAGCGCGCCAAGCGTCTGGTGGAGCTGGGCCACGACGTCGTCGTGCTGCTCGACTCGATCACCCGTCTGGGCCGCGCGTACAACCTCGCCGCCCCGGCCTCCGGCCGCATCCTGTCCGGTGGTGTCGACTCGACCGCGCTGTACCCGCCGAAGCGCTTCTTCGGTGCCGCGCGCAACATCGAGGACGGCGGCTCGCTGACGATCCTGGCCACCGCGCTCGTCGACACCGGCTCGCGCATGGACGAGGTCATCTTCGAGGAGTTCAAGGGCACCGGCAACGCCGAGCTCAAGCTGGACCGGAAGCTGGCCGACAAGCGCGTCTTCCCGGCGGTGGACGTCGACGCGTCCGGTACCCGCAAGGAAGAGCTCCTGCTCGGCAGCGACGAGCTCGCCATCACCTGGAAGCTGCGTCGCGTGCTCCACGCGCTCGACCAGCAGCAGGCGATCGAGCTGCTGCTCGACAAGATGAAGCAGACGAAGTCGAACGCCGAGTTCCTGCTCCAGATCCAGAAGACCACGCCGTCGCCGGGCAACGGCAACGACTGA
- a CDS encoding trypsin-like serine protease, whose protein sequence is MSGGGRHRRRIRIAVPVAAAGLAAVVAGALLMSSANAAPGPATLSLPTVNLAKATPSRAALEKRVAGAVAGDDTAGRTAPKVSLSASTTPAHVDPKIIGGQTTAITTAPWMAQLWYYDEAKDIGFFCGGSVVSPTKILTAAHCTKDENGKTYDWAANGAVVTNTAQLPTTDSAGNTDLHNGTVSGVSRQWTHPSYSPSTINNDIAVITLATPVTVKPIRMTTSGDTASYAAGTKATLYGWGRTTSTTQDISETLKTATLPINSDSTCNTAMRSVLGGVDAFVEGHMICAGDPASGTDARTTSACNGDSGGPLIVNGRIVGVVSWGVENCVKKGAYSVFSKVSAYVGAAWPRVEDTNFSGDHKADLWVRNASTRTGYEKTSNGTSFAARVSQGNWDGVNVVLQTDLDRDGIQDLVVRDSATGDVYWVHILASTGRSATDKLFTNWKTRARIIAPGDLTGDGLPDILSVDSAGVMWEYPGKGNGTFSARVQVGTGWNQYNSVRGHGDFTGDGKADLIARSKTGSYVYLYKGTGKTGSGAFSTRVKVRTWAGYNAFDAVGDVTGDGKADFLARTPGGTLYLYPGTGKATTEIFATRISVGTDFKQYDIFG, encoded by the coding sequence ATGTCCGGGGGCGGTCGGCACAGACGCCGCATACGGATCGCCGTCCCGGTCGCCGCGGCGGGCCTCGCCGCCGTCGTCGCCGGTGCGCTCCTGATGTCGTCCGCGAACGCCGCGCCCGGCCCGGCGACGCTGTCCCTGCCCACCGTGAACCTCGCGAAGGCCACGCCGTCCCGGGCCGCGCTGGAGAAGCGCGTCGCGGGCGCCGTGGCCGGTGACGACACCGCGGGCCGGACGGCCCCGAAGGTGTCCCTGAGCGCCTCCACGACCCCGGCGCACGTGGACCCGAAGATCATCGGTGGCCAGACGACCGCCATCACCACGGCCCCGTGGATGGCCCAACTCTGGTACTACGACGAGGCCAAGGACATCGGCTTCTTCTGCGGTGGCTCCGTCGTCTCCCCGACGAAGATCCTCACGGCCGCGCACTGCACCAAGGACGAGAACGGCAAGACCTACGACTGGGCGGCCAACGGTGCCGTCGTCACGAACACCGCCCAACTGCCCACCACCGACTCGGCGGGCAACACCGACCTGCACAACGGCACGGTCAGCGGCGTCTCGCGCCAGTGGACCCACCCGTCCTACAGCCCCAGCACCATCAACAACGACATCGCGGTCATCACGCTGGCGACCCCGGTCACCGTCAAGCCGATCCGCATGACGACCTCCGGTGACACCGCGTCGTATGCGGCCGGCACCAAGGCGACGCTCTACGGCTGGGGCCGCACCACCTCCACCACCCAGGACATCTCCGAGACGCTGAAGACGGCCACGCTGCCGATCAACTCGGACAGCACGTGCAACACGGCCATGCGGTCGGTCCTCGGTGGCGTGGATGCCTTCGTCGAGGGCCACATGATCTGCGCGGGCGACCCGGCATCCGGCACGGACGCCCGTACCACCAGCGCCTGCAACGGCGACTCCGGCGGCCCGCTGATCGTCAACGGACGCATCGTGGGCGTCGTCTCCTGGGGCGTCGAGAACTGCGTCAAGAAGGGCGCGTACAGCGTCTTCTCGAAGGTCAGCGCCTACGTCGGCGCGGCCTGGCCACGGGTCGAGGACACCAACTTCAGCGGCGACCACAAGGCCGACCTGTGGGTCCGCAACGCGTCGACCAGGACGGGCTACGAGAAGACCTCCAACGGCACCTCGTTCGCCGCGCGGGTGTCGCAGGGCAACTGGGACGGCGTGAACGTCGTGCTCCAGACCGACCTCGACCGTGACGGCATCCAGGACCTCGTGGTCCGTGACAGCGCCACCGGCGACGTCTACTGGGTCCACATCCTGGCCTCGACGGGTCGTTCGGCCACGGACAAGCTCTTCACCAACTGGAAGACCCGCGCCCGGATCATCGCCCCCGGCGACCTCACCGGCGACGGCCTGCCCGACATCCTCTCCGTCGACTCCGCCGGAGTCATGTGGGAGTACCCGGGCAAGGGCAACGGCACCTTCTCGGCGCGCGTCCAGGTCGGCACCGGCTGGAACCAGTACAACTCGGTGCGCGGACACGGCGACTTCACCGGCGACGGCAAGGCCGACCTCATCGCGCGCAGCAAGACCGGCTCGTACGTCTACCTGTACAAGGGCACCGGCAAGACCGGCAGCGGAGCCTTCTCCACCCGCGTCAAGGTGCGCACCTGGGCCGGCTACAACGCCTTCGACGCCGTCGGTGACGTGACCGGCGACGGCAAGGCCGACTTCCTGGCCCGCACCCCCGGCGGCACGCTCTACCTGTACCCCGGGACCGGAAAGGCCACCACCGAGATCTTTGCCACAAGGATCTCGGTAGGTACCGATTTCAAGCAGTACGACATCTTCGGCTGA
- a CDS encoding LCP family protein has product MPAESTPEPAIPGEPGNSTPRRPGGRRGPRSTRRKALMITAWTAAGVVALGGAGAGYLFFKLNGNLKSVDINQALGSDRPLKVDNGSENILVLGSDSRSGTNKKLGGGADDGSARSDTAMIVHVYKGHKRASVVSIPRDTLVGRPSCTDSKGTVHGAVSGAMFNSAYSTGGAACAVKTVESMTGIRMDHYVEIDFSGFQKLIDDLGGVTVTTTKAISDHESHLRLTAGSHNLNGKQALGLVRTRHGVGDGSDLGRIQLQQAFMKALVGQVKHIGLLSNPKKLYDLADTATKTVTTDSDIGSVTDLASFAGGLKGIGASHMNMVTMPVQYDPADGNRVLVDKAKAAMVWKALKADRPIPKAATEGTATGTAKGVVNPG; this is encoded by the coding sequence ATGCCTGCCGAGAGCACACCGGAGCCCGCCATACCGGGCGAGCCGGGCAACAGCACCCCGCGCCGCCCCGGCGGCCGCCGGGGGCCCCGCAGCACGCGGCGCAAGGCCCTGATGATCACGGCCTGGACCGCGGCGGGTGTCGTGGCGCTCGGCGGCGCCGGGGCCGGGTATCTGTTCTTCAAGCTCAACGGCAACCTCAAGAGCGTCGACATCAACCAGGCGCTCGGCAGCGACCGGCCCCTGAAGGTCGACAACGGCTCGGAGAACATCCTGGTCCTCGGCTCCGACAGCCGCTCCGGTACGAACAAGAAGCTGGGCGGCGGCGCCGACGACGGCAGCGCCCGCTCGGACACCGCGATGATCGTCCACGTGTACAAGGGCCACAAGCGGGCCAGTGTGGTCTCCATCCCCCGTGACACCCTCGTCGGGCGGCCCTCCTGCACCGACTCCAAGGGCACCGTCCACGGAGCGGTCTCCGGCGCGATGTTCAACTCCGCCTACTCGACCGGCGGCGCGGCCTGCGCGGTGAAGACCGTCGAGTCCATGACCGGCATCCGCATGGACCACTACGTCGAGATCGACTTCAGCGGCTTCCAGAAGCTCATCGACGACCTCGGCGGCGTGACGGTCACCACGACCAAGGCCATCTCCGACCACGAGAGCCATCTGCGTCTGACCGCCGGATCGCACAACCTCAACGGCAAGCAGGCGCTCGGCCTGGTCCGCACCCGGCACGGCGTCGGCGACGGCTCCGACCTCGGCCGCATCCAGCTCCAGCAGGCGTTCATGAAGGCCCTCGTCGGCCAGGTCAAGCACATCGGGCTCCTGTCCAACCCGAAAAAGCTGTACGACCTCGCCGACACCGCGACCAAGACGGTGACCACCGACTCCGACATCGGCAGCGTCACCGACCTCGCCTCCTTCGCCGGCGGCCTCAAGGGCATCGGCGCGTCCCACATGAACATGGTGACGATGCCCGTCCAGTACGACCCCGCCGACGGCAACCGCGTCCTGGTCGACAAGGCCAAGGCCGCGATGGTCTGGAAGGCGCTCAAGGCCGACCGGCCGATCCCGAAGGCCGCCACCGAGGGAACCGCCACCGGCACCGCGAAGGGCGTCGTCAACCCCGGCTGA
- the rpmE gene encoding 50S ribosomal protein L31: protein MKRDIHPEYVETQVSCTCGASFTTRSTISSGTVRAEVCSECHPFYTGKQKILDTGGRVARFEARFGKAAAASK, encoded by the coding sequence TTGAAGCGCGACATCCACCCCGAGTACGTCGAGACGCAGGTCAGCTGCACCTGTGGCGCGTCGTTCACCACCCGCAGCACGATCTCCAGCGGCACCGTCCGTGCCGAGGTCTGCTCCGAGTGCCACCCGTTCTACACGGGCAAGCAGAAGATCCTCGACACCGGTGGCCGTGTGGCCCGCTTCGAGGCCCGCTTCGGCAAGGCTGCCGCTGCCAGCAAGTAG
- the prfA gene encoding peptide chain release factor 1 codes for MFEAVEELIGEHADLEKKLADPSVHADQANARKLNKRYAELTPIVATYRSWKQTGDDIGTAKEFAADDPDFAAEVKDLEKQREELTEKLRLLLVPRDPSDDKDVILEIKAGAGGDESALFAGDLLRMYLRYAERIGWKTEIIDATESELGGYKDVQVAVKTKGGQGATEPGQGVWARLKYEGGVHRVQRVPSTESQGRIHTSAAGVLVTPEAEEVEVEILANDLRIDVYRSSGPGGQSVNTTDSAVRITHIPTGVVASCQNEKSQLQNKEQAMRILRSRLLAAAQEEAEREASDVRRSQVRTVDRSEKIRTYNFPENRISDHRVGFKAYNLDQVLDGELDAVIQACVDADSAAKLAAA; via the coding sequence ATGTTCGAGGCGGTCGAGGAACTGATCGGCGAGCACGCCGATCTGGAGAAGAAGCTCGCTGACCCGTCGGTCCACGCCGACCAGGCCAACGCGCGCAAGCTCAACAAGCGCTACGCCGAGCTGACCCCGATCGTCGCGACGTACCGCTCCTGGAAGCAGACCGGGGACGACATCGGCACGGCGAAGGAGTTCGCCGCCGACGACCCCGACTTCGCCGCCGAGGTCAAGGACCTGGAGAAGCAGCGCGAGGAGCTCACCGAGAAGCTCCGCCTGCTGCTGGTCCCGCGCGACCCGAGCGACGACAAGGACGTCATCCTGGAGATCAAGGCGGGCGCCGGAGGCGACGAGTCCGCCCTGTTCGCCGGCGATCTGCTGCGCATGTACCTGCGCTACGCCGAGCGCATCGGCTGGAAGACCGAGATCATCGACGCCACCGAGTCCGAGCTCGGCGGCTACAAGGACGTCCAGGTCGCCGTGAAGACCAAGGGCGGCCAGGGTGCCACCGAGCCCGGCCAGGGCGTCTGGGCCCGCCTGAAGTACGAGGGCGGCGTGCACCGCGTGCAGCGCGTGCCCTCCACCGAGTCGCAGGGCCGCATCCACACCTCCGCCGCCGGCGTGCTCGTCACGCCCGAGGCCGAGGAGGTCGAGGTCGAGATCCTCGCGAACGACCTGCGGATCGACGTCTACCGCTCCTCGGGCCCCGGCGGCCAGTCCGTCAACACGACCGACTCCGCGGTGCGCATCACGCACATTCCCACCGGAGTCGTCGCTTCCTGCCAGAACGAGAAGAGCCAGCTTCAGAACAAGGAGCAGGCCATGCGTATCCTGCGCTCCAGGCTCCTCGCGGCGGCGCAGGAGGAAGCGGAGCGTGAGGCCTCCGACGTCCGCCGCAGCCAGGTCCGCACGGTCGACCGCTCCGAGAAGATCCGTACGTACAACTTCCCGGAGAATCGCATCTCGGACCACCGCGTCGGCTTCAAGGCGTACAACTTGGACCAGGTCCTCGACGGAGAGCTCGACGCCGTCATCCAGGCCTGCGTCGACGCGGACTCGGCCGCCAAGCTCGCCGCAGCGTAA
- the prmC gene encoding peptide chain release factor N(5)-glutamine methyltransferase — protein sequence MNLLLAEVAQATQRLADAGVPSPRNDAEELAAFVHGVKRGELHTVKDVDFDARYWEVTARREAREPLQHITGRAYFRYLELQVGPGVFVPRPETESVVGWAIDAVRAMDVVEPLIVDLCTGSGAIALALAQEVPRSRVHAVELSEDALQWTRKNVEGSRVDLRQGDALTSFPDLDGQVDLVISNPPYIPLTEWEYVQPEARDYDPELALFSGEDGLDLIRGIERTAHRLLRPGGVVVIEHADTQGGQVPWIFTEERGWADAADHPDLNNRPRFATARKAMP from the coding sequence GTGAACCTGCTGCTCGCGGAAGTGGCCCAGGCCACCCAGCGGCTGGCCGACGCCGGCGTGCCCTCGCCGCGCAACGACGCGGAGGAGCTCGCCGCCTTCGTGCACGGCGTGAAGCGGGGCGAGCTGCACACCGTCAAGGACGTGGACTTCGACGCCCGCTACTGGGAGGTGACCGCGCGCCGCGAGGCCCGCGAGCCGCTCCAGCACATCACCGGGCGCGCCTACTTCCGCTATCTCGAACTCCAGGTGGGGCCCGGCGTCTTCGTGCCCCGCCCGGAGACCGAGTCGGTCGTGGGCTGGGCCATAGACGCCGTCCGCGCGATGGACGTCGTCGAGCCGCTGATCGTCGACCTGTGCACCGGCTCCGGCGCCATCGCGCTCGCCCTCGCCCAGGAGGTCCCGCGCTCGCGCGTGCACGCCGTGGAGCTGTCCGAGGACGCCCTCCAGTGGACGCGCAAGAACGTCGAGGGGTCCAGGGTCGACCTGCGCCAGGGAGACGCCCTGACGTCGTTCCCCGACCTCGACGGCCAGGTGGACCTGGTGATCTCCAACCCGCCGTACATCCCGCTCACCGAATGGGAGTACGTACAGCCGGAGGCCCGGGACTACGACCCCGAGCTCGCCCTGTTCTCCGGCGAGGACGGACTCGACCTCATCCGCGGTATCGAGCGCACCGCGCACCGGCTGCTGCGCCCCGGCGGTGTCGTCGTCATCGAGCACGCCGACACCCAGGGCGGACAGGTGCCCTGGATCTTCACCGAGGAGCGGGGCTGGGCCGACGCGGCCGACCACCCGGACCTCAACAACAGGCCGCGGTTCGCGACGGCCCGCAAGGCGATGCCGTGA